In a genomic window of Asticcacaulis sp.:
- a CDS encoding NYN domain-containing protein — translation MSKGRETGSGGGWSLPFFRKRAAFYYDGFNLYHAVDAYKRPYLKWLNLKALGRAIAPKSEVVKRVVWCSAFSPTSRSKLQRHEDYMKALQGQGVICRMGHFIHAMDGCNSCGHKWQISVEKQGDVNLALSIAADAEDDLFDVCYLVTADGDHAATARYLKERFPKKKLVLVTPPGRYHNRHIERIADECVEIQTHHLEASLLPEMAKYKHRFLGRKEVVPRPELYDPPQVRVKSHLKLIVNNG, via the coding sequence ATGTCTAAAGGGCGGGAGACAGGTTCGGGAGGCGGCTGGTCCTTGCCCTTCTTCCGCAAGCGTGCCGCCTTTTATTATGACGGCTTCAACCTTTATCACGCTGTCGATGCTTACAAGCGCCCCTATCTCAAATGGCTGAATCTAAAGGCTTTAGGCCGCGCCATCGCGCCGAAGTCCGAGGTCGTGAAGCGCGTGGTGTGGTGCTCGGCCTTCTCGCCGACCAGCCGTTCCAAGCTGCAACGCCACGAGGATTACATGAAGGCGCTGCAAGGGCAGGGTGTGATCTGCCGTATGGGCCACTTCATCCACGCCATGGATGGCTGCAACAGTTGCGGGCACAAGTGGCAGATATCGGTTGAGAAACAGGGCGACGTCAATTTGGCGCTCTCCATCGCCGCCGATGCCGAGGACGATCTGTTCGATGTCTGCTACCTGGTGACGGCGGACGGCGACCACGCCGCCACGGCGCGGTATCTGAAAGAGCGGTTTCCCAAGAAAAAACTGGTGCTTGTCACACCGCCGGGACGCTATCATAATCGCCACATCGAACGCATCGCCGATGAATGCGTCGAGATCCAAACCCACCACCTGGAGGCGTCGCTCTTGCCGGAAATGGCGAAATACAAACACCGTTTCCTGGGGCGGAAGGAAGTGGTGCCACGGCCGGAACTCTATGACCCGCCGCAGGTGCGCGTCAAAAGTCATCTGAAGCTTATCGTCAATAATGGTTAA